Within Mustela nigripes isolate SB6536 chromosome 3, MUSNIG.SB6536, whole genome shotgun sequence, the genomic segment ACGTGGGTAATAACGAGTGATGGTATAATCCCTCCAGCTGTGATGAGCTGCAATTATGGAGTTTACCTTCCAGTGGGGGCTGCGTCCCCCCCCTTCGGGTTTTCTGTTTATGAGCACTGTAAGCATTTGTGAAATATTGTTGATGATTCAACTGTGAAATAGAAATTTCCTCTCCTTCACCTTCTTTCGAACATGGAGAGCAATTTCGTGAAAGGGCATGTTTCCTCCCTCAAGCTTCCCTTTGGTGTGAATCAGGAGTTTCTCAGTGTGTTCCCTGCAGCCTGAGACTTTCCCACAGGACTCACCGAGGAGACCCAGTTAGGAATTCAGtgtatattcaataaaataacaCCCTTGTCCTCACTGATAGGCTTTATAAGTACATGGTATAAATCTGGACCTAGAACTAAAATGTTTCTTATATCAGTCTCCTATGTTGGGGCCCCACATGGGATTTCAATTGAGGGAGGGGGAGTAAAACAAAAAGGCTGAAATCCACTGGACTAGAAGTGCTCCCTCTTGGCTGGTCCATCAATCATTACTTAAAGCCGTTTATCAAAGGGTCATTTTCCACTCTCAGCCTCAGAATCACTTAGGTGGGTTGCTAAGTAATTCCTGGGTACCCTGGAGACCTACTACATCCGAAtctctggggggtgggaggcggaCAGGAAAAGGTATGTGACCActccgcctcccccccccccaccgtttCTGCGGCTGCGCTGGAGGCCCCTCCTCAGGGCCCGGGAAACCCGGGAGGGGATGGGGGGCGCATCTCAGTACCTTTGACGTGCAGCTGCACGGCACTGAGCGTCTGCCCCGCGGAGTTGCGCGCAGCGCACACGTAGAGCCCGCGGTCCTTGGCCTGGCAGTAGAGCACCTTGAGCACGAAGCCGCCGTCGCGGTCGCGGTACATGAGGCGGCGGCGGTCGGAGAGCAGCGGGCGGCCCTCCCAGTGCCATTCGATCTCGGGCTCCGGCTTGCCCATCACGTAGCACCGGAACTTGGCGTGCTTGCCCTCGTTCACCCAGAAGGTCTTGGGCGCGCACTTGAGAGGCTCCACCACGGGCTTGGGGGCCTCATCGGGGTCCTCGGGGGGGTTCTCGGGGGGCTGGTGCACCTGCAGCAGCGCTCCGGCCTGCGCGTGGCCGTGCGCGTTGCGGGCGTGGCACACGTAGACGCCCGAGTCCGGCAGCCGCGCCGCCAAGATGCGCAGCGCTAGGCTCACGCCCTGGCCGCCTTCGGCGCGGCCAGGCTCGAGCGTGAAGTGGCCGCTGTCCCACACTTCGTCCAGGGCCATCCCGTCCTTCTCCCAGTAGAGCGCGGGCGCGGGGAGGCCCCCCACCTGGCACGTCAGCACCACCTGTGCCCCCCGCAGCACCCACTGGGACCGGGGCCCCGCCAGGAACACCGGGGCGCCCTCCCCGGCCCCGGGAGGCGGCAGCGGGCGCTCGGCGGGCTGGGGCTCGGACTCGGAGGCCGGAGGCTCCAGCACGGTGACGGCGGCCGCCGCGTAGGCCTCCCCGGCCGCGTTGCGGGCGCGGCACACGTAGACCCCCGCGTCGGTGGGCAGCGCGCCGCTCAGCAGCAGGCCGTGCTCGGCGCCGTCGGCCGGGAAGCTCAGGCGCTCCGAGGCCGCCAGCTGCTGGCCGCCTTTCTCCCACACGACAATGGGCGGCGGCTCCCCCAGGACGACGCACTTGAGCTCGGCCTCGGCGCCACTTACCACCCGCACGGGCCGCGGGAAGCGCAGGAAGCACGGGGGGCTCCCCTGATCTCCGGAGCCCGCCTTCATCGTGGCGGCGGTCGCGGCCCGCCCGCAGTGGCGCGGGGGAagggcgggcggcgggcgcgcggaggccgggggcggcggcgggggcctGCGAGGCGGTGAGCTGCTGGGGCCCGGCCTCGGAGCTCTCCCCCGGCCGCCGGCTCCCGGTTCGTCTCCTTACCCTCGGCCCGGAGCTGCGGCTCTGCGGCGGCGGCGATTCCCGGGCCCCGAGCCGAGCGCTCAGGGGCAGTCCTTCCTGTTTGCCTTTGCTGCGAGGGGCCCCGCAGCCTCTTCTGCCCGCGGCCCGGCTTCCTGCTCCGGAGAgcctctcttcccagccccctcccacagcccgggcctctctcccctcctccctcccacctccagccGCCAGGTCCCCAACCGCCCGCCAGGCTGGGGCCTGAGTGGCAGAGGCGCCTGCAGCTGCCAATCCCAAAAATATTCTCTGATGACACAGCTGGAGGGACAAGAGCCCAGACTGGCTCCTCCGGGCTAAGTTTAGAGCAGGCGGgaccacctgccccccaccctagCCCCAGTTCTagccccagcctcagcccttcCCCCCAGGACTGGCCTAGCAGCTGCTTGGTTGAAAGGGGCCCCAAGAAGGTCTGAGGGGCTGGCACATTCTGTCTTTGCGACGAATAACACTCTTAGGAGCTGGTGGACCCCAGCTCCGAGGCTCCTGTCCCACCTGATGTCACCTCTGTGCTGGGTAGAGGgatgtggctgtgtgtgtgtgtgtgtgtgtgtgtgtgtgtgagagagagagagagagagagagtgtgtgtgtgagtgtgtgtgtgtgtgtgtgtgtgtgtgtaggggaagGGGTGGTATGTGTGGGTCAGGTCACTCGGGGTGAAAACCCtcaccagccccctcccccacaggcttGGCAGGAGTGGAAGATAAGGCTCAGGGCCACAGACATCTGCGTCAGAGATAGGAGGTCTCAATGCCATGGGCAGGGGCCACTCTGGATTGCAGGGCGTGGGAAGGACTGGGGAGACCAGGATGAGAAGGGTAGAAGAGGCCCCGTGGTGGGATGCTGAGggcagagtggggaagcagggggcAGACCCTGACAGAAggggcacagggcagggagcGGGTTCACAGTTGGCAGGGCTAGGTGAACTATGTCGCCCCATCTGCCACTCCTGCTCCTCTTGCTGCTGTCCCCAAAGAGTGGGCATGGCTGCCATGGGCCAGAGCTGGACCGGGCACTTGTGCTGGCCAAGGTGAGGGCCCTGTTCTTGGATGCTCTGGGGCCCCCCACACTGTCCGGGGAAGGCGGGGACCCTGGAGGCAGGCGTCTGCCCCGAAGACATGCCCAGGGGGGCTTCCTGCGCAGGGGCTCtgagcccagggaggaggaggatgtCTCCCAGGCCATCCTTTTCCCAGCTACAGGTAATGAAAGTGGGAACCGGCAGGGCGACTTGGAGAAGCAGTGTGGTACATACAGCGTGGGCTCCAGGGCCAGACGGTTCTGGGTTTGAATCTCCCGTCTCCTCACCTGAAAATGGGCAATAATGCCTACCTCTCAGGACTAAGCGAAAAGGTGCAAGGCTCAGGGGAGGCATTTGGGAGACATTCATCtgggagatcaagagtctctAGAGACAGACATTTGGGTCTGGGCCCCTTTTCTtcacctttccttcttcctctgcctctgctccctaCTTCAAACCTTGTTTCTTTTGTCCCAATTAGCTGAGACTTGAAAAGATAACAGAAATGCAGGGGTAAGATTTGTTGGGAAACCTTTCCAGGAAATTAATCTACTTTCTCTTAAATTGCCTTTCATCTCCATATGTGTGTTTTGCAGTTCCACTGATGGAACCAGTAAAGCCCTCTTCCAAGTGGACTTTCTCATAATCTGGCTTATCCTTTGCTTCAGAGAGGAGCTCCTTCCTCCTTGTGCCTTGGTCTTGTGCCTTGTGCAGCGCAGTGACTCAGGGTGGATTTGGGATCAGGCAGAATCCCAGCCTGGCAACTTAGTCGTTAAATGTCCCTTCCTCTTTGTCACCCTGTTTCCTTATCCGCAGAATAGATCAATCGTGAgattttaaatgagagaatgcGTGGGACAGTGTTGTCCCAATCTCTAGTCCTTCCCCATCTGCGTACCTGTCATGGTAGGCCGCCAACTGCCTTTCTTAGAAAGCACTGCCCTCTATCCTGGGTGATACGCTttctcctcccaaccccccacccctgccgcttTTTCCTTCAGATGtgaacctattttttttaagtggaattaaattattttttttttttaagaaagagagagcaccagctggaggggcagaggatatcaagcagagtccatgctggtgtggagcccagtggggggctcgattccaccaccttgagatcatgacctgagctgaaaccgagagtaggatgccatccaggtgcccctaaacgcGGAATTGTTTTAAAGACTGTATCATGCAGTATTTCTGacaatataaaaagatacacggggtggggcgcctggctggctcagtcaggagagcatgtgacccttgatcttggggttgtgagtttgagccccatgttgggtgtcgagatcacttaaaaataaaatcttaaaaaaatttttttaaagctatctgGGGGAATAAAACAAATGCCCCTGTATTCAAGGTACCTTCATTCAAGATTCTGTTTCACATGACCGGTGAACAAACATTTAGGTCTAACGATGCCAAGCGCTGGCGAAGGGCGGGCAGGGCCTCTTATATACGTGGCTGATGGGAATATTAATTGGTGAAACCATTTCGGAGAGAAGTTGGCAACATCTTGTATTTTTAGAGTCCTTTAGGGATGAAATAACAAATGGAGAGCTTCTGTGCGTGGGCAGAGCACTCAGAGTGTGGCTGGCTGGTGGCCAGCAGTCCGGTCCCTGCCATTGGGGAAGAGGAGAGGTCCCGTGCTCTCCCGGTCGGGGctgccctcttccttccctctgtctcctcaggTGCCAGGTGCATGGACCAGCCAGTGGCTAGAGAGCTGACCCCAGAGGCAGAGGACGGCCTCTTCACATACGTGTTCCGGCCATCCCAGCACATGCGCAGCCGCCAAGTGACTTCAGCCCACCTGTGGTTCCACACGGGACTGGACAGGCGGAGCAAAGTGGCTTCCAATAGCTCTGGGCCCCTGCTAAGCCTGCTGGCGCTGTCATCGGGGGTCCCCATGGCCGTGCCCATGTCATTGGGCCAAGCACCCCCTCGCTGGGCGGTGCTGCAGCTcgccccctctgccctccctctgctgACCAACCCAGTCTTGGTGCTGCTGCTCCGCTGCCCTCTCTGTTCCTGCTCAGCCCGGCCCGAGGCCACACCCTTCCTGGTGGCCCACACCCGGGCCAGGCCACCCAGTGTGGGGGAGCGAGCCCGACGTTCCACTCCCCCGTTGCCCTGGCCCTGGTCTCCGGCGGCGCTGCGTCTGCTCCAGAGGCCTCCGGAGGAACCTGCCTCCTATGCCGACTGTCACAGAGCTGCCCTCAATATCTCCTTCCAGGAGCTGGGCTGGGACGGGTGGATTGTATACCCGCCCAATTTCATCTTCCACTATTGCCATGGGGGATGTGGGCTGTCTGCCCCACCGGACCTGTCCCTGCCGGGGCCCGGGGTTCCTCCCACCCCTGTCCAACCTCCTTCTTTGTTGCCAGGGGCACAGCCCTGCTGTGCTGCCCTCCCTGGGACCATGAGGCCCCTACGTGTCCGTACCACCTCAGACGGTGGCTACTCTTTCAAGTATGAGACGGTGCCCAACCTTCTCACACAACACTGTGCTTGTATCTGACTGCGTCCTGCTGGTAGCTGCGTCCATCACCAGCTGGAAGAAAGGGCAGAGTTCAGAAAACGGATGGTTCCCACTGCCCCCTccttccgtctctctctgccccagggctccctccccatcccacccctgtCCCATGGGTAACATGGGACAATAAACAACACAGTGCATATGACTTGGCACACATCCTCTGGCTTCTCTGATATGGTGGGGGGCAGGTCTGGGCCCCAGGAGCATGGGATCATAGGATCTCAGGTCACACAGCCTCACTCGACCTTGAAGTCGTGGAGTTCCAGAGCTGGGATTGGGCATGCCTCTGGTGGGAAGCTGCAACTCTTGCAGAAGACACAAAGTGTTCTGAGCTGTTGGTGGCCGCTCCGGAGACCGCTGGATCCCCTGCTCTTCTCTGCCCGAGCTGATGGACCCTAGTTCAAGGTCAGGGGAGCTGTAGACTGGCTGGAGATGATGGTTTTCAGGGCCTCACTGGAGACAGACATTCCGAGCAGCTTAGATCTTGGGTTTCTCAGGAACTTGGGTGGGAGATAAGGCAAAAAGACAGATGAGCTGGCAGGGCCTGGAAGTTGACAAGGGCAGAGAGCGGGGAGAACGCTCTGGAAGAGCAGAGCCTACTACCAGAGAAACAAGCTCTCGGGTCCGTGTATGGACGTACCTATACTCCGTGTCCAGAGCGGGGTGCAGAGAGTACTTTTCCCACTATGTTTCCCATCACTCCATTCCTGCCTGCCTTGTCTGGGCCTGCTTCCCTGGCCTTCCTCCATGCTTTGTTCACTCTCCCCCGACCCCTCCATCTGGTtgtcctcctgccctgccccagggtCTTGGCTCTCAGCCAGTAGTTTCCATCCAGTTTCCCTTATAAAACGGTGATGTTCAGGTCCCTTTGACTGAAAGTTGGAGCACTTTCTGATAGTGACCGCACGACCGCAGTGCACATGCCTGCTAACGGTGACTTGTCAGAATCTCCTTCCTATGAACCCCGCTTCACTGGGTGGTTAAGTGCCTGCTCTAGGAAGGGGCTGTGGAGGGGCAAGACTTCCATCCCGTCACCCTTAGGCTAATGTCTTCCCCCtctctgagctgagctgaaggagcTACTCTTCCTCAGGGCACAAAAGAGCAGCCCACGCCACACTCTGGAGCTTGGCCCCAGTCTCTGTTGATGCTGAAACCCCAGCGAGGCCGCTGCTGCTCCAGAGGGGGGACCCTGCCTGTTCACAGTCCCCAGTCTCTCCAAGCACCCTCCTCTAGACCCAGCACTGCAACTAGTCTATACCCAGGGCTCCTGGGGTCCCCACTCAGGTGGTGGACTGGCGAGAGGGCTGGCTGGATTCGGGCAGTGGTGGGAATGAGATTTCCACCAGTCTCTCCGAGCTTCATGCTCTCGCTGTCTGGCTTCCCTTGCCAGAGCCTCCCTGCCTTGAGAGGCCTTTCCCTGGGATCTGCAATCCTCCTCCTAGGCCTGGGCCTGTGTAGCTCAGACTTACCCTATCCCAGGAATGTGGATGACATCTGAGGGCTCTACCGAGGGGCACGGCGTTCTCCACTAGGCACTGCTGGTAAAAAGTTTTCTTGTacctgagacagagagagaatcatgAGGACAAGGCAGTGTCCTTTACAAACCTGCCGGACATTTTCACTGGAAAGGGATATGCTTTATTTGAAAGTTatcctttctctgtgtgtgtatgtgtcgatatgtgtgcgtgagagagagagagtgcaaaaatattatttcttttatggtattttatgatatattcttttatgattacttaccaaaattaaaagttggcaattttgggggtgcccgggtggcttagtcaggtgggcatctgactcttggttttttttttttttttttaaagattttatttatttatcagagagagagagagggggagagagcgagcagaggcagaggcagagggagaagcaggctccctgctgagcaaggagcccgatgtgggactcgatcccaggacgctgggatcatgacctgagccaaaggcagctgcttaaccaactgagccacccaggtgtccctgactcttggttttagctcagggcatgatctctgGGACAGGCTCTGctttcagtggggaatctgccggAGAGTCTCttgttctccctttccctttgtccctccccataCCGTTcccttcccccgctctctctttttaaaaaatcttaaaaaaaaagaaaaccaaaacaacaaaccACTTGGGATTCTAATTTGGACCCTAAGATTTGTCTTTGTAACTTTGCTGCTGAATTCTGTGAAATCCCAAAGTCTGGTAGTCACACAGGCCTGGGCCACCCCTTCCAGAATCTCGAAAGCCTTATTAAATTCTGTTAACTTAGCAAATCAGAGCGACACATCCTCCTCTCCCTAAGAGGGCCTGACAGTGGCTAAGGACATCTTTTTGTCCTTCTTTACTACCAGAAGACCAAGAGCAAGAGATTTCAGAGATGCTCTTTGTTCCCAGGGCTAATCATTAGAAATGCTGAATACTCTTAATTCAGTTCAGTTTGAACGGAAAATGCTACTCAAACTGACTTAAACcaaacttaattaatttttttttaaagatttcgcttatttatttgtcagagagagagagagcaagagagcaagagatagCACACACAACAGGGgaatcagcaggcagagggagagggagaagcaggttccgcaTTGAGcaagaaccccgggatcatgacccaagctgagggtggacacttaaccaactgagccacccaggcaaccccaaaCTAAATTAAAttgaactgaatttaaaaaatcactggcTTGTGAGAAGTCTGTGGCCACAGCTGGCTAAGGTTTAGCTTCATTTGGGGCTCCAAGGGTGCTGCCAAGATCCAGCTATAGACTCCCCTTCCCTTGGGCATATGGGGGCTTGAGCAGTTTCAGGTTCCCATCGTCTCACACCTGAGGGAGGGAGTTGGCTTGCGGATGTCCCAGAACAGGTCTTGGTGCCCCTGATTGTTCTGCTTGGGATTATGTGCTCCAGGAAAGGTGGTTGAGCAGACAGCATGCCTTAATGACTTACATCCTGTGTCCTACCCTTGGAGCCCAGAGCCAAAAGCACAGAGGCCAAAGGCGACAAAACATGGTCCCGCAAAGCAGGATACAGTTACCACAAAAATGGGGAGTTGATGCTGAGGGCAGGTACTGTGGATGCCTCCTCCTAATTCTCTCTAAAACCCAGCCCTTCTTCCATCCCTACACAGACCCTATTCTGTCACGTACAGACCCTATTCTGTCACCTGCAGACCCTGTTCTGTCATTTGCGGGGCAATTCTCCAGGGGCAGTGCAGCAGTCTCCTTAACCAGTCCCAAGCAACCATTCCCTACCTGTCTGGTCCACTTGCCACCTGGCTGCCAAAGGATACTTCTTTTGTAATCATGCCCCACAGCGGTTTAAAAAGTCGTCTCCACAAAGTTCAACCCCCTCTGTGTGTCTAGCAGCCCTTCCCAACCGACCCTAAACCCATCCCCACAGCCCAGTCTCAGAcctgtccctcccttcctctcccggCCCAACCACACCGGCCAGAACTCTGCTCAGATAAATTCCGATCCTTCCTCAAACACATCATTTTCTTCTCCGGCTGCCCTGCCTTCAGCAGTCTCTTTTCCTCAGGCGATGCCTCCTTGAAGATCCAATTCTGATGTCATCTATTCTGTGACTTCTCTTCACTCCCAGATGGCGACCTGGCCACTCTTCCTCATTGCTTCCTGGGGGCTTTGTTCTTGAACGTtgatttgcaaaacaaaaaacaaacaaacaacaaaaaaaaccaaaaacccaaaaaacaaagaacacagaGATATGTTCTCATGGTAACCATTCAGCTGTGGAAAATAACGCAGAGGCTCTCCTTGTCTGACTGCCCCCTCTAGAGAGCTAAATATCCTGCCAGACACATTGCTGTGAGTTTACGTACAGACACATACCTTGTAGAAATAGATTCCGCCCCACAAATGGTACCATGCCTTATGCATTGTACTGAAACTCTTTTACTTTATGTTCTGGgggctttctttgatttttatttctatcccttattaccttttaccttttttttttcttcaaaatcatgCACCCCACGCCAAATAatcttcttttgttaatttaaGTATTTAGATAATAAACACATATACAGAACTTACTATGTGCCGGATAGGTTACAAGTAAAAGCGCATGCAATCCTCATAACTATCCTATGAGGCATGCACCGATGCCATACCCAttgcacagatgagaaaactgagttacagagagattaaataatttacccAGAGTCACATCCCtaataagtggtagagccaggattggGACTCCAGAAGTCTGGTTCCGCCTCTAGAATACGTGGTCACGTGGCCTCTCCTCACTCTTCTTCAAATTTGCCCAGGTGAGGAGATGAAAATGTGTCCATTGATAAGGAAGACAATCCAGCCCCAGGACACTTGTGAAGatggcaatttctttctttctgtcatttttaaaaaaagatttcatttatttgagagagagtgcaaacatGAGCAAAAGAGCACAAACAcgagggaggggcagactccccgctgagcagggagcccgattggtagggggctccaacccaggaccctgagaccatgacctgagccaaaagcagatgcttaatgactgagccacccacgcgtcccccACCTAACCTcgccgtcttttttttttttttgcccagtcACTTCCAATCTCTGAAAGtcttatcctttttttcccccaacaacaTTCTTTATTGATAAGCAGATGCAAAATGACTGACCTCACCCATGGCTGTCTTTCTGCTCATTGTGACATAATCTTTCTTGAGatgattatactttttttaagattttatttatttatttgcagagagagagcaagagagcacaagcagggggagcagcagacagagggagagggagaagcagacacccctgctgagcagggagacaacATGGGACTAGAAccaaggactccaggatcatgacctgaaccgaaggcagacgtttacccaactgagccacccaggcaccctgattacacatttttttttttttttttggaaagattatttatttatttatttgacagacagagatcacaagtaggcagagaggcaggcagagagagaggaaggaggaagcaggcaccgcaccccactgagcagagagcctgatgcggggcttgatcccaggaccctgggatcatgacctgagccgaaggcagagggcttaatccactgagccacccaggcgccccggattacacatttttaaaagttacagtgAGTGCAGGAATTCACTAAAAAGAACTTACGAAGATGATTTAAGACCAGAGCACTCCACAGCAGGTGCGAAAGAACTGCTCATCTACAGGCAGGAAACCAGCTGATAAAACACGTCAGCTGCAAATGCGTGGTGCCTCTCGTGGGAAAGGGAAGCCTGCTCTGCTGCGGAGTTTCCAGGCCCATAGGATGGAGCCAGGAGCCACAGATTATTCCCAGGCCTTAAAGGCTAATGAACGCTGCCTGCCTGGCTGGGTTTCTACATTGCTTGGGACATTGGTGGCTCCTTCGTTCattctattttctgctttttaaatgggAATATCTGTGACTATTAATCTAGAACTGTCTTACTCTTATATCTGGGAGCTGAGAACTTGTTTTGTAGGTTTGCAAgtgcacagagagagagcaactGTGCCCCAGGAATCATACCCAAATCCTCACCAAATGTCAAGTAATGTAAATAGTGAGATTTGGGACTTTCGAGGTggtgagatctttttttttttttttttttttaagattttatttatttatttgaatgagagagggaacaagatcagggagtaggggagggacagagggagagggagaagcagacccctaatgaagtagggagccccatgtggggctcgatcccagaaccctgggatcactgagctgaaggcagccacccaacagactgagccccccaggcaccccattggtGAGATTCTGATAAAATTTTAGACTTTGAGTTGATGTTGTCATGGGTTGAGGCTTTTGAGCACCTTTGGATGGGATGCGTTTATATGGGTTGAATGCAGACTTTGGGGGCAAAGGTCGGCTATGGCAGGCAGAATAATGTCCCTCCAA encodes:
- the INHA gene encoding inhibin alpha chain, with protein sequence MSPHLPLLLLLLLSPKSGHGCHGPELDRALVLAKVRALFLDALGPPTLSGEGGDPGGRRLPRRHAQGGFLRRGSEPREEEDVSQAILFPATGARCMDQPVARELTPEAEDGLFTYVFRPSQHMRSRQVTSAHLWFHTGLDRRSKVASNSSGPLLSLLALSSGVPMAVPMSLGQAPPRWAVLQLAPSALPLLTNPVLVLLLRCPLCSCSARPEATPFLVAHTRARPPSVGERARRSTPPLPWPWSPAALRLLQRPPEEPASYADCHRAALNISFQELGWDGWIVYPPNFIFHYCHGGCGLSAPPDLSLPGPGVPPTPVQPPSLLPGAQPCCAALPGTMRPLRVRTTSDGGYSFKYETVPNLLTQHCACI